From a region of the Alphaproteobacteria bacterium genome:
- the ald gene encoding alanine dehydrogenase, producing the protein MLIGVPKEIKKQENRVGLTPASVRELNEHGHKILVETTAGEGIGFTDADYRAVGAKISKTATEVFAKAEMVVKVKEPQPSEIRMLRAGQVLFTYLHLAPDPRQTKGLVKSGCIAIAYETVTGPGGKGLPLLSPMSEVAGRMSIQAGAHCLEKQQGGSGMLLGGVPGVAAAKVVILGGGVAGTNAARMAMGLEAHVTVVDISLQQLYALDLQFGPMLNTIYATRDSIEQHVLGADLVVGAVLVPGAAAPRLVTRDIVRRMKKGSVLVDISIDQGGCFETSRATTHADPTYLVDDVVHYCVANMPGAVARTSSIALNNATLPFALALADKGYRRALAEDHNLMRGLNVHKGLVTYPAVAQALGYDFVHPEEAIAA; encoded by the coding sequence ATGCTCATCGGCGTTCCCAAAGAGATCAAGAAGCAGGAAAACCGTGTCGGCCTGACGCCGGCGAGCGTTCGCGAATTGAACGAACACGGGCACAAGATCCTGGTCGAGACAACGGCCGGCGAAGGAATCGGGTTCACCGACGCCGATTACCGCGCCGTCGGGGCCAAGATTTCCAAGACCGCTACCGAGGTTTTCGCCAAGGCCGAGATGGTGGTCAAGGTCAAGGAACCGCAGCCGAGCGAGATCCGGATGCTGCGCGCGGGACAGGTGTTGTTCACCTACCTGCACCTCGCCCCCGACCCGCGTCAGACCAAGGGGTTGGTCAAGTCGGGTTGTATCGCGATCGCCTATGAAACCGTGACCGGACCGGGCGGCAAGGGATTGCCGCTGCTGTCACCGATGAGCGAGGTGGCGGGGCGGATGTCGATCCAGGCCGGCGCCCATTGCCTGGAGAAACAACAGGGCGGGTCCGGCATGCTGCTCGGCGGCGTGCCCGGGGTCGCGGCGGCGAAAGTGGTCATTCTCGGCGGCGGCGTTGCCGGCACCAACGCGGCGCGCATGGCGATGGGCCTCGAGGCCCATGTCACGGTCGTCGACATCAGCTTGCAGCAGCTCTATGCGCTCGATCTCCAATTCGGGCCGATGCTCAACACCATTTACGCGACCCGCGATTCGATCGAGCAGCACGTCCTCGGCGCCGATCTGGTGGTCGGCGCGGTGCTGGTTCCGGGCGCGGCGGCGCCGAGGCTGGTCACCCGCGACATCGTGCGGCGGATGAAGAAGGGATCGGTCCTGGTCGACATCTCGATCGATCAGGGTGGCTGCTTCGAGACCAGCCGGGCGACGACCCACGCCGACCCGACCTACCTGGTCGACGACGTCGTCCACTATTGCGTCGCCAACATGCCGGGTGCCGTCGCCCGCACGTCGTCGATCGCCCTCAACAACGCAACGCTGCCGTTCGCCTTGGCGCTCGCCGACAAGGGCTACCGCCGCGCCTTGGCCGAGGACCACAACCTGATGCGCGGCCTCAACGTCCATAAGGGCCTCGTCACCTACCCGGCCGTGGCCCAGGCGCTGGGCTACGATTTCGTCCACCCCGAGGAGGCCATCGCGGCATGA
- the ppa gene encoding inorganic diphosphatase: protein MNLDHIATGENPPTDLNVIIEIPLGGNPVKYEVDKRSGAMYVDRFLHTAMFYPSNYGFLPHTLSDDGDPCDVMVVSTVPVVPGAVIRSRPIGVLMMEDEAGMDEKILAVPVDKLHPFYSNVASYRQLPPILIEQIGHFFEHYKDLEKGKWAKVVRWGETEEACRLILEAIERANGEG from the coding sequence ATGAATCTCGACCACATCGCGACCGGCGAGAACCCGCCCACGGACCTCAATGTCATCATCGAGATCCCGCTCGGCGGCAACCCGGTCAAGTACGAGGTCGACAAAAGATCGGGCGCCATGTACGTCGACCGCTTTCTCCACACGGCGATGTTCTATCCGTCGAATTACGGCTTCCTGCCGCACACGTTGTCGGATGACGGCGATCCTTGCGACGTGATGGTGGTCAGCACGGTTCCGGTGGTCCCCGGTGCGGTCATTCGCTCGCGCCCGATCGGCGTGCTGATGATGGAGGACGAAGCAGGGATGGATGAAAAGATCCTCGCCGTGCCGGTCGACAAGCTCCACCCGTTCTATTCCAATGTCGCCTCCTACCGCCAGCTGCCGCCGATCCTGATCGAGCAGATCGGCCACTTCTTCGAACACTACAAGGACCTCGAGAAAGGCAAGTGGGCCAAGGTCGTGCGCTGGGGCGAAACCGAGGAGGCCTGCCGGCTCATACTGGAAGCGATCGAACGGGCCAACGGCGAAGGCTGA
- a CDS encoding O-acetyl-ADP-ribose deacetylase — protein MTADPRITIVEGDITTQEVDAIVNAANESLLGGGGDGAIHRAAGSDLLEECGAIGGCPTGQARITAGYRLPARHVIHTVGPVWRGGGHDEDALLAACYRESLRLAQEHGLRRIAFPGISTGIYGFPAERAARIAIATITAELADDATLTEVRLVCFGDQARRIAVAAQGAHGLD, from the coding sequence ATGACGGCCGACCCGCGGATCACCATCGTCGAAGGCGATATCACGACGCAGGAGGTCGATGCGATCGTCAATGCCGCCAACGAGAGCCTGCTCGGCGGCGGCGGCGACGGCGCCATCCATCGCGCGGCCGGCTCGGACCTGCTCGAAGAATGCGGCGCGATCGGCGGCTGCCCGACCGGTCAGGCACGAATCACCGCGGGCTACCGTTTGCCGGCCCGTCACGTCATCCACACGGTGGGGCCGGTATGGCGCGGCGGCGGCCACGACGAGGACGCGCTGCTCGCCGCGTGTTACCGAGAGAGCCTGCGGCTGGCACAGGAACACGGTCTGCGCCGCATCGCTTTTCCCGGTATCAGCACCGGAATCTACGGCTTTCCCGCCGAGCGGGCGGCGCGGATCGCGATCGCCACGATCACCGCGGAACTCGCGGACGACGCCACGCTAACGGAAGTGCGGCTGGTCTGCTTCGGTGACCAGGCACGGCGGATCGCAGTGGCCGCCCAGGGCGCGCATGGTCTCGATTAA